From Nonlabens sp. Ci31, the proteins below share one genomic window:
- a CDS encoding glycosyltransferase family 2 protein yields MLDVNCIYVNYNSATFTIAAISSLLEKTSDTVVYEIIVVDNGSAYEDYELLKTSLEQFNSSAIKIYRSRINTGFGAGNMLGVNFASPSKYYAFINNDTLFTQENTLLDLKLFMDATPDAGVCGPQMMSENGDRISSIDHHATPMRQLLKRDFLEFINSNKYPKRKKEYAKPVACGFIPGSFMFVKTSSFDKVGGFDSALFLYYEESDLCLRILKKLKEKTYHYPAQQYIHYQGKSTEKNVFVKLEQKLSFLYLTQKHHGRFARAFMHCFFTIKYALSSPFNSKKRQMFMALWKGGAIDQSLRCKQIIQEK; encoded by the coding sequence ATGTTAGATGTAAATTGCATTTATGTCAATTATAACAGTGCCACATTTACTATAGCGGCGATTAGTTCTTTGCTAGAAAAAACAAGTGATACGGTTGTTTATGAAATAATAGTAGTGGACAATGGTTCAGCATATGAAGACTATGAGCTGCTTAAGACTTCTTTAGAGCAATTCAATTCTAGCGCCATAAAGATATATCGCAGTAGGATCAATACTGGTTTTGGTGCTGGTAATATGTTAGGAGTTAATTTTGCTTCTCCTTCTAAGTACTACGCATTTATCAATAACGATACCTTGTTTACTCAAGAAAATACGCTTCTAGACTTAAAATTATTCATGGATGCCACTCCAGATGCTGGAGTATGTGGGCCACAAATGATGAGCGAGAACGGAGATAGAATCTCTTCTATAGACCATCATGCCACACCTATGCGGCAGTTGTTGAAAAGAGATTTTTTGGAGTTCATAAACTCTAATAAATATCCGAAGCGTAAAAAAGAGTATGCTAAACCTGTTGCTTGTGGATTTATACCTGGCAGTTTTATGTTTGTTAAAACAAGTTCTTTTGATAAAGTAGGTGGCTTTGATAGTGCATTATTTTTATATTATGAAGAAAGTGATTTATGTCTAAGGATATTAAAAAAACTTAAAGAGAAGACTTATCATTACCCTGCACAGCAATACATACATTATCAAGGAAAATCAACAGAAAAGAATGTGTTTGTCAAATTGGAACAAAAACTCTCGTTTTTATATTTAACTCAAAAACATCACGGTCGTTTTGCACGCGCGTTTATGCACTGTTTCTTCACTATTAAATATGCATTGAGCAGTCCGTTTAATTCAAAAAAGCGGCAAATGTTTATGGCCTTATGGAAAGGCGGTGCTATAGATCAATCTTTACGTTGCAAACAGATTATTCAGGAAAAATAG
- a CDS encoding glycosyl transferase, translated as MKLSEIPKSISASFKMLAIPMSKLGAAPVKKIPVIVSLTSIPTRLRTLHITIRSMMQQEYQPELIVLWLQEDLKNQVPSRLSKLQGELFQIRYSPYGFSHRKLIHSLEAFPDKAIITCDDDVIYQSDTLQIIYEEHLKFPTQVIGNRCRQMTYENGKITSYGKWRFVVDPPEQGPHNMPVGAFCVLYPSGSLHQDVQDVALFTKLAPKADDLWFKAMAVLNGTLSLQNNNRPEVPVPIMGTQFVALKKVNKGQDFNRVQWEQICSHYQLSEHKIEELLS; from the coding sequence ATGAAGTTGTCTGAAATTCCTAAATCCATAAGTGCAAGTTTTAAAATGCTTGCGATCCCTATGTCAAAATTAGGGGCTGCACCTGTTAAAAAGATTCCAGTAATAGTTTCATTGACTTCTATTCCTACTCGATTAAGAACACTGCACATTACCATACGCAGCATGATGCAGCAAGAATACCAGCCCGAACTGATAGTGCTATGGCTGCAGGAGGATTTGAAAAATCAGGTCCCTAGTAGGCTTTCAAAGTTACAGGGAGAGCTGTTTCAGATCAGGTATTCTCCTTATGGTTTTTCTCATAGAAAATTAATTCACAGTCTGGAGGCATTTCCAGATAAAGCGATCATTACGTGTGATGACGATGTTATTTATCAGTCAGATACGCTTCAAATTATTTATGAGGAGCATTTAAAGTTTCCAACTCAAGTCATAGGCAATCGATGCCGTCAAATGACTTATGAAAATGGTAAAATTACTTCTTACGGGAAATGGCGATTTGTGGTTGATCCACCAGAGCAGGGGCCTCACAATATGCCGGTAGGCGCTTTTTGCGTACTCTATCCTTCGGGTAGTTTACATCAAGATGTTCAAGATGTAGCTCTTTTCACAAAGCTAGCTCCTAAGGCAGACGACTTGTGGTTCAAGGCTATGGCTGTTTTAAATGGGACCTTATCTCTACAAAATAACAACAGGCCAGAAGTGCCTGTACCTATTATGGGAACCCAGTTTGTGGCGCTTAAGAAGGTAAATAAAGGACAGGATTTTAACAGAGTACAATGGGAGCAAATTTGCTCACATTACCAGCTATCTGAACATAAAATTGAAGAGTTGCTTAGTTAA
- a CDS encoding glycosyltransferase family 2 protein: MSKYPITAIIPAYNEAHNIVEVLKSVDFCDEVILVDSNSTDNTVALAQPYFNKLLTREYIHSASQKNWAIPQATNEWILLVDADERVTPALKEEIIKLIPSLDTNGHVGYWMGRRNFFMGKQVRYSGWKNDKVIRLFLKSKCKYVDKHVHSEIEADGSVGWLENKLLHYKYVNMDHHVKKLQRYASLQARDFDKKVGKITLFHVVVKPFWGFFKHYIIQLGFLDGFVGFTIAYLRSYGIFMRYVKLWLLRRDID; this comes from the coding sequence ATGTCAAAGTACCCCATCACAGCTATAATTCCTGCCTATAACGAAGCTCACAATATTGTTGAGGTTCTAAAAAGTGTAGATTTTTGCGACGAAGTTATATTAGTAGATAGTAATAGCACCGATAACACGGTAGCGCTAGCACAACCCTATTTTAATAAGTTACTCACCAGAGAATACATTCACAGCGCCTCCCAAAAAAACTGGGCAATTCCGCAAGCAACTAATGAATGGATACTATTGGTAGATGCAGACGAACGTGTCACACCAGCTTTAAAAGAGGAAATTATCAAACTCATTCCTAGCTTAGACACTAACGGTCATGTAGGTTACTGGATGGGAAGACGCAATTTCTTTATGGGTAAGCAAGTACGTTACAGCGGCTGGAAGAATGATAAAGTCATACGCCTTTTTTTAAAATCGAAATGCAAGTATGTAGATAAGCACGTGCATTCTGAAATTGAAGCAGACGGATCTGTAGGCTGGCTAGAAAACAAACTACTGCATTACAAATATGTAAACATGGATCATCACGTAAAAAAGCTACAGCGATATGCTAGTTTACAAGCACGTGATTTTGATAAAAAAGTAGGTAAAATCACTTTATTCCATGTCGTTGTAAAACCATTTTGGGGCTTTTTTAAACATTATATTATACAACTAGGTTTTCTAGACGGCTTTGTAGGATTTACTATTGCCTACTTAAGGAGTTATGGAATCTTTATGCGTTATGTAAAACTGTGGTTATTGCGCAGGGATATTGATTAA
- a CDS encoding L-threonylcarbamoyladenylate synthase, which produces MRNSDRNKNRRAPVKGKPSKKNIEPQVDLPREAINLAVTALKKGQTLIYPTDTIYGLGCDATNYDAIEKLYEIKGRSKSTPLIVLVDSFQMLDSIIEDVPDMAWEVLKVNKKPLTIIYDRPKNVAENVIAEDGTLAVRVTNDPLCRSMIHKLRKPIVSTSANLSKHKPPVHFADIGEELLKRVDHVMDIPLVQKNIKPSSIMKISSNGIIKIIRE; this is translated from the coding sequence ATGCGCAACAGTGATAGAAATAAAAACCGTCGAGCTCCTGTTAAGGGTAAGCCATCTAAAAAAAATATAGAACCTCAAGTAGATCTTCCACGTGAAGCCATCAACCTTGCTGTAACTGCTTTAAAAAAGGGTCAAACTCTTATCTACCCTACTGACACTATTTATGGATTGGGTTGTGACGCCACTAACTACGACGCCATTGAGAAGCTCTATGAGATTAAAGGACGTAGTAAATCAACGCCTCTTATTGTGCTGGTAGATAGTTTCCAGATGCTGGACTCTATTATAGAAGATGTTCCAGATATGGCTTGGGAAGTACTTAAAGTAAATAAGAAACCTCTTACTATCATTTACGATCGTCCTAAAAACGTTGCTGAAAATGTGATTGCAGAGGATGGTACTCTTGCGGTAAGGGTAACAAACGACCCTTTGTGCCGCTCTATGATTCATAAGTTAAGGAAACCTATAGTATCTACTAGTGCTAATTTGAGTAAACATAAACCTCCCGTACACTTTGCAGATATAGGTGAAGAACTGCTCAAAAGAGTAGATCACGTTATGGACATTCCTTTGGTCCAAAAAAACATCAAACCATCTTCTATCATGAAGATTTCCAGTAATGGAATTATAAAAATCATACGAGAGTAA
- the pepT gene encoding peptidase T, which translates to MKKQDILDRFISYITIDTESDPNSDTTPSSEKQWELARKLHQELLDMGMSDVSIDENAYIMATLPSNVDHETPTIGFISHFDSTPDYTGKNIKPQVIENYDGGDIPLKGSDLVLSPDYFEDLKQYKGQTLVTTDGTTLLAADDKAGITEIMTAMKHLIENPQIKHGTLKVGFTPDEEIGRGAHKFDVEKFGADWAYTMDGSQIGELEYENFNAAGAVVTFYGKIVHPGYAKGKMINSMYVAQEFIDSLPRMETPEHTEEYQGFFHLHDMKGAVEKTELHYIIRDHDKEHFEARKEMMHKLVNALNEQYDRKTISIEIKDQYFNMREKIAPVMHIVDIAEQAMKDIGIVPLIKPIRGGTDGSQLSYMGLPCPNIFAGGHNFHGPYEYVPVESMIKATEVIIRIAELVAQEKV; encoded by the coding sequence ATGAAAAAGCAAGATATTCTTGACCGATTTATAAGTTACATAACCATAGATACCGAGTCTGACCCAAACAGTGATACCACTCCTAGCAGTGAAAAACAGTGGGAGCTTGCGCGTAAATTACATCAAGAGCTTTTAGACATGGGAATGAGTGATGTAAGCATTGATGAAAATGCCTATATCATGGCTACCTTGCCATCTAATGTTGATCATGAGACGCCTACCATAGGTTTTATATCTCATTTTGATAGTACACCAGACTATACTGGAAAAAATATCAAACCTCAGGTTATAGAAAATTATGATGGTGGCGACATTCCGCTTAAAGGTTCTGATCTCGTGCTTTCCCCAGATTATTTTGAAGATTTAAAACAATACAAAGGACAGACCCTAGTCACTACAGATGGAACTACCCTTCTTGCGGCAGATGATAAAGCCGGCATCACAGAAATCATGACGGCCATGAAGCATTTGATCGAAAATCCACAGATAAAGCATGGAACGCTTAAAGTAGGTTTTACTCCAGATGAAGAGATAGGACGTGGTGCGCATAAATTTGATGTGGAGAAATTTGGTGCTGATTGGGCATATACCATGGATGGAAGCCAAATAGGCGAATTGGAATATGAAAACTTTAATGCGGCTGGTGCTGTGGTAACTTTTTACGGTAAAATTGTGCATCCTGGCTATGCAAAAGGAAAAATGATCAACTCCATGTATGTGGCACAAGAGTTTATAGACTCACTTCCTAGAATGGAAACTCCTGAACATACAGAAGAATATCAAGGTTTCTTTCACTTGCACGATATGAAAGGTGCTGTAGAAAAAACAGAATTGCACTACATTATCAGAGATCACGATAAAGAACATTTTGAAGCTCGTAAAGAAATGATGCATAAACTCGTCAATGCTCTTAATGAACAGTACGATCGCAAGACAATAAGTATTGAAATAAAAGACCAATACTTTAATATGCGTGAAAAAATAGCTCCAGTAATGCATATTGTAGATATAGCAGAGCAGGCAATGAAAGATATAGGGATTGTTCCACTTATCAAACCCATACGTGGAGGCACCGATGGATCTCAACTGAGTTATATGGGTTTGCCATGTCCTAATATTTTTGCCGGAGGTCATAATTTCCACGGGCCTTATGAATATGTACCTGTAGAAAGTATGATAAAAGCGACCGAAGTGATTATACGTATTGCAGAACTCGTAGCTCAAGAAAAAGTATGA
- a CDS encoding glycosyltransferase family 2 protein, with translation MIKDPSISVVISTYNSIPWLEKTLWSYEHQIFRQFEIIIADDGSNEETKEFIKNYIEKSAKKIIHVWHEDKGFQKSMILNKALTACNAEYVVMSDGDCIAREDFLQIHYERREPGHFLSGGYYKLPLELSEKITEEDIATQRSFDAEWLKKNGLPASYKNQKLTSGFVTAKIMENLTPTNASWNGHNSSGWLKDLKAINGFDERMQYGGQDRELGERLFNYGIKSKQIRYSAICLHLDHARGYKNQESIDKNKAIRKSTKDKNKDFTPYGIVKEEK, from the coding sequence ATGATCAAAGACCCATCCATATCAGTTGTAATAAGTACTTATAATTCTATTCCTTGGTTAGAAAAAACCTTGTGGAGTTATGAGCACCAGATTTTTAGACAGTTTGAAATTATTATTGCAGATGATGGCTCTAATGAAGAAACCAAGGAATTTATCAAGAACTATATAGAGAAAAGCGCTAAGAAAATTATTCATGTATGGCATGAGGATAAGGGTTTTCAGAAGAGTATGATCTTGAATAAAGCCCTTACTGCCTGTAATGCAGAGTATGTGGTTATGTCTGATGGTGATTGTATAGCAAGAGAAGACTTTCTTCAAATACATTATGAGCGCCGTGAGCCAGGGCATTTCCTGTCTGGGGGCTATTATAAATTACCTTTAGAGCTCTCTGAGAAAATTACAGAAGAAGATATTGCTACTCAACGTAGTTTTGACGCAGAGTGGTTAAAAAAAAATGGATTACCAGCTTCTTATAAAAATCAAAAGCTTACTTCAGGGTTTGTAACGGCAAAGATTATGGAGAATCTCACTCCTACAAATGCAAGTTGGAATGGACATAATTCCAGTGGCTGGTTAAAAGACCTAAAAGCGATCAACGGTTTTGATGAACGAATGCAATACGGAGGTCAAGATCGTGAACTAGGAGAGCGCTTATTTAATTATGGAATCAAGTCTAAGCAAATAAGATACAGCGCCATCTGTCTTCACTTAGATCACGCTCGTGGCTACAAAAATCAAGAGTCTATTGACAAGAATAAAGCAATTAGAAAGTCAACAAAAGACAAGAATAAGGATTTTACGCCCTATGGAATTGTGAAGGAAGAAAAGTAG
- a CDS encoding lipopolysaccharide kinase InaA family protein: protein MSREKFVSSTLSRKRFQEILHLFHESTEKLGDDRNKIKIVTYEDQKLVVKSFKTPNFINKIAYGFFRKSKAARSYYNAQYLEQHGIGTPSPVAYLEKLSGVGLHKSYYVSSYADHDFTYREITNDENLQDKEHILKQFSKFMYDMHEAGIYFLDHSPGNTLIKKDGDQYHFSLVDLNRMKFYNIPYQDRLKNFERLSPKKWMYTIMGTEYARLSNEESQKTIENMWKYTQEFQEAFHKKKRMKKKLKGIFKS from the coding sequence ATGAGTAGAGAAAAATTTGTAAGTAGCACGCTTTCGCGAAAGCGGTTTCAAGAAATACTCCATCTATTCCATGAATCTACCGAGAAGTTAGGAGATGATCGCAATAAGATCAAAATCGTCACCTACGAAGATCAAAAACTTGTAGTTAAATCCTTTAAAACGCCTAATTTTATTAACAAGATAGCTTATGGATTTTTTAGAAAATCAAAAGCAGCACGTTCTTATTACAATGCGCAATATCTCGAGCAACATGGAATAGGAACTCCTTCTCCTGTTGCATATTTGGAAAAATTGAGTGGTGTAGGTTTACATAAAAGTTACTATGTTAGCTCCTATGCAGATCATGATTTTACTTACAGAGAGATTACTAATGATGAAAATCTACAGGACAAAGAGCATATTCTAAAACAGTTTTCAAAATTCATGTACGATATGCATGAAGCTGGAATTTATTTCTTGGATCACTCTCCAGGAAATACCTTGATAAAAAAGGATGGAGATCAGTATCATTTTTCTCTAGTAGATTTGAACAGGATGAAGTTTTATAACATTCCTTATCAAGATCGATTGAAAAACTTTGAACGTCTTTCTCCTAAAAAATGGATGTATACAATCATGGGGACAGAATATGCAAGACTTTCTAATGAAGAGTCTCAAAAAACAATCGAAAACATGTGGAAATACACACAAGAATTTCAAGAAGCCTTTCATAAAAAGAAACGCATGAAGAAGAAGTTAAAGGGTATTTTTAAATCATGA
- a CDS encoding glycosyltransferase family 2 protein, with product MSITCSLVTPTYNWPEALELLLLSVKRQSVLPDEVIIADDGSTTETLEIIKKYQKDFPVPLIHVWHKDNGNQKPAIMNKAIAKAQYDYILEIDGDIILHKDFVRDHLSMAETDTYLFGSRVNIQQDHLEELFKNKQVHFNYFSKGIKKRNRTLRIPFIANRAKKETKRSSKLRGCNMSFWRADFIAVNGFNEELVGWGIDDSELIQRMINNGVLGKRIKHKGIVYHIYHKEQDKSLVHLNLEIEKQMESSGVTYAHKGVDQYL from the coding sequence ATGTCTATAACATGTTCCCTAGTAACTCCTACTTATAACTGGCCTGAAGCGCTAGAATTACTGCTATTGAGCGTTAAAAGACAAAGCGTATTGCCCGACGAAGTCATTATCGCAGACGACGGTTCTACCACAGAAACCCTGGAAATAATTAAAAAATATCAAAAAGATTTTCCGGTTCCTCTTATTCACGTCTGGCATAAAGATAACGGCAATCAAAAGCCTGCAATCATGAACAAAGCAATTGCAAAAGCACAATATGATTATATTCTAGAAATAGATGGTGATATAATTTTACACAAAGATTTTGTAAGAGATCATCTCTCTATGGCTGAAACAGACACTTACCTCTTCGGTAGTCGTGTAAATATCCAGCAAGATCATTTAGAAGAATTGTTTAAAAACAAACAAGTCCATTTTAATTATTTCTCTAAAGGAATAAAAAAACGCAATAGAACATTGCGCATACCTTTTATAGCAAACAGAGCCAAAAAAGAAACCAAAAGATCTAGTAAATTACGTGGATGCAATATGTCCTTTTGGCGGGCAGACTTTATAGCAGTAAACGGTTTTAATGAAGAATTAGTTGGATGGGGAATTGACGACAGCGAACTCATACAGCGTATGATAAACAATGGAGTATTAGGAAAGCGTATCAAACATAAAGGCATTGTTTACCACATTTACCATAAAGAACAGGACAAAAGCTTGGTTCATTTAAATCTTGAAATTGAGAAACAAATGGAAAGTTCTGGAGTCACTTATGCTCATAAAGGCGTGGATCAGTATTTATAA
- a CDS encoding CCA tRNA nucleotidyltransferase: MDQKTHYPEAIQENVFRTLSQAAEELELPAYVIGGYVRDFFLKRGQKKDIDVVAIGSGISLARKVEELLPHSTKVSVFKNFGTAMVKTDELELEFVGARKESYDRGSRKPVVEDGSLEDDQNRRDFTINAMAFSLNKNSYGALLDPFNGMGDLDKKIIRTPLDPDITYSDDPLRMLRAIRFAAQLNFKIEEGSFESIKRNAHRLKIISNERIVTELHKIMMCDEPSFGFLLLEKTGLLQLIMPELIALKGIEEVEGQKHKDNFYHTLEVVDNISRNTEDLWLRWSALLHDIGKAPTKKFSKKVGWTFHGHEFKGSKMVYHLFKRLKMPLNDKMKFVQLMVRMSSRPIAVIDESATDSAVRRLVHDAGEYIEGLMTLCEADITTKNPRRFQQYHHNFKQVRDKIVQVEERDHVRNFQPPVTGEEIMKAFDLKPCREIGQIKMAIKDSILDGVIPNEHDAAYEFMIKKGKSLGLTPE; encoded by the coding sequence ATGGATCAAAAAACACATTATCCTGAAGCGATTCAAGAAAACGTTTTTAGAACCTTGAGTCAAGCAGCAGAAGAACTCGAACTACCAGCTTATGTCATAGGTGGATACGTCAGAGATTTTTTCTTAAAACGCGGTCAAAAAAAAGACATAGATGTAGTTGCGATAGGAAGCGGTATCTCCCTTGCTCGCAAAGTAGAAGAGCTTTTACCACACAGTACAAAAGTGTCTGTATTCAAGAATTTTGGTACTGCAATGGTGAAGACTGATGAGCTGGAACTGGAATTTGTAGGTGCTCGTAAAGAAAGTTACGATAGAGGCAGCCGCAAACCAGTAGTGGAAGATGGCTCCTTAGAAGACGATCAAAATCGTCGTGATTTTACCATCAATGCAATGGCTTTTTCCTTGAATAAAAATAGTTATGGAGCCTTACTCGATCCTTTTAACGGAATGGGTGATCTCGATAAAAAAATCATACGTACACCCCTCGATCCAGATATTACTTATAGCGATGATCCTTTGAGAATGCTACGCGCCATAAGATTTGCAGCACAACTCAACTTTAAAATAGAAGAAGGGTCCTTTGAAAGCATCAAACGCAATGCGCATAGACTGAAGATTATCTCTAACGAGCGCATCGTTACTGAACTTCATAAAATCATGATGTGTGACGAGCCTTCTTTTGGCTTTTTACTATTAGAAAAAACAGGATTGCTACAGTTGATCATGCCAGAATTAATTGCTTTAAAAGGGATTGAAGAAGTAGAAGGACAAAAGCATAAAGACAACTTCTATCACACCCTGGAAGTCGTAGACAATATCTCTCGCAATACAGAAGACCTATGGTTGCGCTGGTCAGCATTACTCCATGATATAGGAAAGGCACCAACTAAAAAATTCAGTAAAAAAGTAGGCTGGACCTTTCATGGACATGAATTCAAAGGTTCAAAAATGGTATACCATCTTTTCAAAAGGTTAAAGATGCCTTTAAATGATAAGATGAAATTTGTACAATTAATGGTGCGCATGTCCTCAAGGCCTATAGCAGTAATTGACGAGAGTGCTACAGACAGCGCTGTAAGAAGACTGGTTCATGATGCTGGAGAATACATAGAAGGTCTTATGACTTTGTGCGAAGCAGACATTACGACTAAGAATCCGCGTAGGTTCCAACAATACCACCATAACTTTAAACAAGTAAGAGATAAAATTGTACAAGTAGAAGAACGTGATCATGTACGTAATTTCCAGCCACCAGTGACCGGAGAGGAAATTATGAAAGCATTTGATTTAAAACCATGTAGAGAAATAGGACAAATCAAAATGGCTATTAAAGACTCCATTCTTGACGGAGTGATTCCTAACGAACACGATGCTGCCTATGAATTCATGATTAAAAAGGGAAAGAGTCTAGGGTTGACACCTGAGTAA